A stretch of the Agelaius phoeniceus isolate bAgePho1 chromosome 1, bAgePho1.hap1, whole genome shotgun sequence genome encodes the following:
- the DPH3 gene encoding diphthamide biosynthesis protein 3, translating to MAVFHDEVEIEDFEYDEETGTYSYPCPCGDRFLITREDLENGEDVATCPSCSLILRVIYDQEQFMRDEVVAEPLPNKELVKC from the exons ATGGCCGTGTTCCACGACGAGGTGGAGATCGAGGACTTCGAGTACGACGAGGAGACCGGGACCTACAGCTACCCGTGCCCCTGCGGGGACCGATTCCTCATCACGCGG GAGGACCTGGAGAACGGGGAGGACGTGGccacctgccccagctgctctctgaTCCTGCGCGTCATTTACGACCAG GAGCAGTTCATGCGGGATGAAGTCGTGGCAGAACCTTTGCCAAACAAGGAATTGGTCAAGTGCTGA